Below is a window of Deltaproteobacteria bacterium HGW-Deltaproteobacteria-6 DNA.
GTTAACCGCCATAATTATGTTAACGCCGAAAACGTTTGGACTATCACCCTCAAAGAAGGCGACCTCCTCAAGAAACATCCCGGAATGCGTGACTCATCGAAGGTACTGCTCGACCTGATATCGGAGGGCCTCGACATATCACCAGACCTTTGCACGGATGCCTTAAAGCGTGAAATACGATTTGCAGGAAACTTCTCAGAGAGTTTGCTGATAAAGGATAATCAGCTACGCTTTCCGCAAGTGGAAAAGGATTTTCAAGTTATTGCATCTGATACCAGGACAGTTGTTGTTGGGGATGAACTTATTGAGAGGCTAGAGAAAAATCTCCCGGTAAATTGGCGCGATATACAAAAGTCATCCGTACAAATATGGGGGTACCGTCTCGATGCCTTGCACATCCCCGAAGTTATAAGGCATAATGGAATATATAAGTGGATATTCAACTACGATGACTTTATTGGTTATATGGCAGGTGTTTTAAGCATAGCGACTGATCCCGAATTTTATATCATTTAAACGCAATAGGAATTAGATATATGGATGATGAGTTAATTCCAATATCTGCTCTGACACATTACGCTTATTGTCCACGTCGTTGCGCGCTTGTCCACATTGAGCAAATGTGGACTGAAAACCGTTTCACCGCCGAAGGCCGGATCATGCATGAGCACGTGCATGAGGAAGGCGATGAATCGCGGGGGAATGTGCGCATTGAACGCGGCGCGTCATTGCGATCTTTGCGCCTGGGGCTGATCGGCAAGGCAGATGTCGTGGAATATCACCACCAGTCTGACGGATCATGGCAGGCTTTTCCTGTTGAGTATAAACGGGGAAAGCCCAAACCGGATCATTCCGACAAAATCCAGCTTTGCGCGCAGGCGCTGTGCCTGGAAGAAATGCTTAATGCCACCATCCCGGCAGGCGCGCTTTTCTATGGCAAAACACGTCGGCGCCTGGATGTTGATTTTGACGAAGCGCTACGGCAGGAAACAAGCGAGGCTGCCCGGCTTACGCATGAATTGATTGAATCAGGCCAGACGCCAAAACCCGTTTATGGTAAGCGTTGTGAAAGCTGTTCGCTCATGGGTGAATGCATACCCAAAACGATTCAGAAAAAGCGGTCGGTTGAAAGTTACCTGAAACGCATACTGGAAGAGTAATGAAGAAGCATCTTAATACGTTATTTGTGACTACTCAAGGCGCATACCTGGCTAAGGAAGGCGAAACTGTAGTGGTCAAGATAAATCAGGAAGTCAGGCTGCGTGTGCCGGTGCACACCATCGGCGGCATTGTCTGTTTCGGCAATGTGTCTTGCAGCCCCTTTCTGATGGGTTTTTGCGGCGAAAACGGGGTCGGCATCAGCTTTTTGACGGAATATGGCCGCTTTCTAGCACGGGTGCAGGGGCCGGTATCCGGCAATGTGCTTCTGCGCCGTGAACAATATCGTCGTGCCGACGATCAGGTTTATTGCGCGCAAATGGCTAAAGCATTTGTGATAGGCAAGATTGCCAACTGCCGGACAGTGCTCCAGCGGGTACTTAGAGATCATCCACAAAAGCTGGATGTGGATGCGTTGCATCGCGGCGTTGATGATATGAGTCGGTCGCTGCAATCACTCGAATTGAATCAGTCCCTCGATTGTGTGCGTGGTTTGGAAGGTGATGCTGCACATACCTATTTCAGTGCTTTTAACCATTTGATTGTCACACAGAAAGAATGTTTTTCATTTCAGGAGCGCAATCGTCGTCCGCCGCTGGATAATGTGAATTGCCTGCTGTCTTTCCTTTATATGCTGCTGATGCATGATTGCCGTTCTGCCCTGGAATCCGTCGGTCTTGATCCGGCAGTCGGCTTCTTGCATCGGGATCGGCCCGGCAGACCGAGTCTGGCACTGGACTTGATGGAAGAGTTCCGGCCATTTCTCGCAGATCGCCTGGCATTATCGCTCATTAATCTTCGTCAGGTACAGAGCAAAGGCTTTAACCAAACGGAAGCAGGCGCAGTCATGATGAATGATGAAACAAGAAAAACATTGCTTGTTGCCTATCAGGAGAGAAAGCAGGAAGAAATTCAGCATCCATTTCTGGATGAAAAAGTAACGATTGGCTTGCTCTTTCATGTGCAGGCGTTGCTTCTCGCGCGTTGTCTGCGGGGTGATCTGGATGGCTATCCACCATTTATCTGGAAATAAGGAGGAGAAAATTGCTCATTTTAGTCAGTTACGACGTTGCCATGCAAGATGAAAAAGGGCCAAGGCGTTTACGACGTGTGGCCAAGGCTTGTCAGGACTATGGCCAGCGCGTCCAG
It encodes the following:
- the cas4 gene encoding CRISPR-associated protein Cas4, whose translation is MDDELIPISALTHYAYCPRRCALVHIEQMWTENRFTAEGRIMHEHVHEEGDESRGNVRIERGASLRSLRLGLIGKADVVEYHHQSDGSWQAFPVEYKRGKPKPDHSDKIQLCAQALCLEEMLNATIPAGALFYGKTRRRLDVDFDEALRQETSEAARLTHELIESGQTPKPVYGKRCESCSLMGECIPKTIQKKRSVESYLKRILEE
- a CDS encoding subtype I-C CRISPR-associated endonuclease Cas1, producing MKKHLNTLFVTTQGAYLAKEGETVVVKINQEVRLRVPVHTIGGIVCFGNVSCSPFLMGFCGENGVGISFLTEYGRFLARVQGPVSGNVLLRREQYRRADDQVYCAQMAKAFVIGKIANCRTVLQRVLRDHPQKLDVDALHRGVDDMSRSLQSLELNQSLDCVRGLEGDAAHTYFSAFNHLIVTQKECFSFQERNRRPPLDNVNCLLSFLYMLLMHDCRSALESVGLDPAVGFLHRDRPGRPSLALDLMEEFRPFLADRLALSLINLRQVQSKGFNQTEAGAVMMNDETRKTLLVAYQERKQEEIQHPFLDEKVTIGLLFHVQALLLARCLRGDLDGYPPFIWK